A window of Leptotrichia wadei contains these coding sequences:
- a CDS encoding GspE/PulE family protein, whose amino-acid sequence MNEKIIEKTNLKDISDNKKNNLLSKDTVSYLNEIIKAGFKERASDIHVKFDLLEGIEIKYRVDGYLKESQKLYEIVSKKILEKNITEIIARMKILAGMNVAEKRKPQDGSFSFLLNTKNTNKRYDIRAAYMPTVNGESMVLRILENYLKDTKLETLGFSTQSIRMLNEILDRKYGMILVSGPTGSGKSTTLKSLINMLNDGRKKIITVEDPVENKIDGTVQIQVNQEIGVTFSEVLKATLRNDPDIIVISEIRDEVTAEIAVRAALTGHLVISTIHTNDAVSTLIRLVDMGIPKYLILDSLIGVISQRLVKKKCQKCMGESCDECSSGYSGRITINEVLVLNQDVRNILKEDNHLGSETKNKLKMLNQKCFINFVEDANEKIENGLISEREKVTIIF is encoded by the coding sequence ATGAATGAAAAAATAATTGAAAAGACAAATTTAAAGGATATTTCTGATAATAAAAAAAATAATTTGTTATCAAAAGATACTGTTTCATATTTAAATGAAATTATAAAGGCTGGATTTAAAGAACGAGCTAGTGATATTCACGTGAAATTTGACTTGCTAGAGGGAATAGAAATAAAGTATCGGGTTGATGGTTATCTTAAAGAAAGTCAGAAATTATATGAAATAGTGAGTAAAAAAATTCTTGAAAAAAATATTACAGAAATTATTGCCAGAATGAAAATTTTGGCTGGAATGAATGTTGCAGAGAAAAGAAAGCCACAAGATGGCAGCTTTTCTTTTTTATTAAATACGAAAAATACTAATAAACGTTATGATATTAGGGCCGCTTATATGCCAACAGTTAATGGAGAAAGCATGGTTTTACGTATTTTAGAAAATTATCTGAAAGATACGAAGCTTGAAACATTGGGATTTTCAACTCAAAGTATTAGAATGTTAAATGAAATTTTAGATAGAAAATACGGAATGATTCTTGTAAGCGGACCTACAGGCTCTGGAAAATCTACAACATTGAAATCTTTAATAAATATGTTAAATGATGGAAGAAAAAAAATCATAACTGTGGAAGATCCTGTTGAAAATAAAATTGATGGGACTGTTCAAATACAGGTAAATCAAGAAATTGGAGTAACATTTTCTGAAGTTTTGAAAGCCACTTTAAGAAATGATCCTGATATTATTGTAATTTCTGAAATTAGAGATGAAGTTACGGCAGAAATAGCTGTAAGAGCTGCATTAACAGGACATCTTGTGATTTCTACAATTCATACAAATGATGCAGTTTCTACGTTAATTAGACTAGTGGATATGGGAATTCCAAAATATCTAATATTAGATTCATTAATTGGAGTAATCAGTCAGCGATTAGTTAAAAAGAAATGCCAGAAGTGTATGGGAGAAAGTTGTGATGAGTGTTCTAGTGGCTATAGCGGAAGAATTACAATAAATGAAGTACTTGTGTTAAATCAAGATGTACGGAATATTTTAAAGGAAGATAATCATCTTGGCTCTGAAACTAAAAATAAGTTGAAAATGCTAAATCAGAAATGTTTTATTAATTTTGTGGAAGATGCGAATGAAAAAATTGAAAATGGACTTATTTCTGAAAGAGAGAAGGTAACTATTATTTTTTAA
- a CDS encoding Tex family protein, whose product MDILKNVASELNFNESQVENTIKLFDEGSTVPFIARYRKEVTGNLDEEQIRDVIEKVTYYRNLEKRKEEVLRLIEEQGKLTDKLKSSITCATKLQEVEDLYLPYKKKKKTKADIAKEQGLEPLTEFALLSTTTFEELQKEAEKYLSEEVVSVEDAINGVHLIIAQNISEDVKIREFLRNKISEFGILTSKVVEKNKENDEKGVYQDYYEYSELIKKAASNRILAINRGEKEKILKVDIEIDEKTEKFIMDFILNTFENKNLVEFLSEVIKDSLDRLAYPSIKNEVRNIYTEKAEEEAINIFSENLEKLLLQPPLSKKTLMGLDPGYRTGCKLVIINKDGFYETNDVLFLVEEMHNSKQLATAKKKILDYIKKYDVDIIAIGNGTASRETESFVADVIKEASKPVSYLIVSEAGASVYSASKIAIEEFPDLDVTARGAISIARRIQDPMAELVKIDPKSIGVGMYQHDVNQKKLNETLEQTIEHVVNNVGVNINTASWALLSFVSGIKKNVAKNLVDYRHENGDFKDRKELKKVKGLGAKAFEQMAGFVVVPDSENPLDNTIIHPESYHVAETILKEAGCKASDLKDNLKEVRQKLKNVDLKKIISENEFGNETAKDVYEALLKDRRDPRDEFEKPLLRSDILKMDDLQEGMVLEGTVRNVAKFGAFVDIGLKGDALLHISEIAEKFVSDATKELSVGQIIKVKILSLDKERGRVGLTRKGL is encoded by the coding sequence TTGGATATTTTAAAAAATGTGGCAAGTGAGCTAAATTTTAATGAGTCACAAGTGGAAAATACAATAAAACTTTTTGATGAAGGGTCGACTGTGCCGTTTATTGCTCGTTATAGAAAAGAAGTTACGGGAAATTTGGACGAGGAGCAAATTAGAGATGTAATTGAGAAAGTTACTTATTACAGAAATCTAGAAAAGAGGAAAGAGGAAGTCTTAAGGCTTATAGAAGAGCAGGGGAAATTGACTGACAAGCTTAAAAGCAGCATAACTTGTGCAACAAAACTTCAGGAAGTGGAAGACCTTTATTTGCCTTACAAGAAAAAGAAAAAAACAAAGGCGGATATTGCAAAAGAGCAAGGATTAGAGCCTTTGACAGAATTTGCGTTGCTTTCGACAACTACTTTTGAAGAGTTACAAAAAGAAGCAGAAAAATATTTGAGTGAAGAAGTTGTATCGGTTGAAGATGCGATTAATGGAGTGCATTTGATTATTGCTCAAAATATTTCGGAAGATGTGAAAATAAGGGAATTTTTGAGAAATAAAATTTCAGAATTTGGAATTTTGACTTCAAAAGTTGTGGAAAAAAATAAAGAAAACGATGAAAAAGGGGTTTATCAGGATTACTATGAATATTCGGAGCTTATTAAAAAAGCGGCTTCTAATAGAATTTTGGCGATAAATCGTGGTGAAAAAGAAAAAATATTAAAAGTTGATATTGAAATTGACGAAAAAACTGAAAAATTTATAATGGACTTTATTTTGAATACTTTTGAAAATAAAAATTTAGTTGAATTTTTGAGTGAAGTTATAAAAGATTCGCTGGATAGACTGGCTTATCCGTCGATAAAAAACGAAGTGAGAAATATTTATACTGAAAAAGCTGAGGAAGAAGCGATTAATATTTTTTCTGAAAATTTAGAAAAACTTCTTTTACAGCCGCCTTTGAGTAAAAAAACATTGATGGGCCTTGATCCTGGTTACAGAACTGGTTGTAAATTGGTAATTATTAACAAAGATGGCTTTTATGAAACAAACGATGTACTTTTTCTGGTTGAAGAGATGCACAATTCAAAGCAGCTTGCAACCGCAAAGAAAAAAATCTTGGACTACATCAAAAAATACGATGTTGATATCATTGCAATTGGGAATGGAACCGCTTCTCGTGAAACTGAAAGTTTTGTGGCAGATGTTATAAAGGAAGCATCAAAACCTGTGTCATATTTGATTGTAAGCGAGGCGGGAGCTTCAGTTTATTCAGCTTCAAAAATTGCGATTGAGGAGTTTCCTGATTTGGATGTAACGGCTAGAGGAGCAATTTCGATTGCTAGAAGAATTCAGGATCCGATGGCTGAGCTTGTGAAGATAGATCCAAAATCAATTGGAGTCGGAATGTATCAGCACGATGTGAATCAGAAAAAATTGAATGAAACTTTGGAACAGACAATTGAGCATGTTGTAAATAATGTTGGAGTCAATATTAATACAGCTTCGTGGGCATTACTTAGTTTTGTATCTGGAATTAAGAAAAATGTAGCTAAAAATCTTGTGGATTATAGGCACGAAAATGGAGATTTTAAGGACAGAAAAGAGCTTAAGAAAGTAAAAGGCTTGGGAGCGAAGGCTTTTGAGCAGATGGCTGGATTTGTTGTTGTGCCTGATAGTGAAAATCCTCTGGATAATACGATTATTCACCCTGAGTCGTATCACGTTGCCGAAACTATTTTAAAAGAGGCTGGATGTAAAGCTAGTGATTTGAAGGATAATTTGAAAGAAGTTAGACAAAAATTGAAAAATGTTGATTTGAAAAAAATTATATCTGAAAATGAATTTGGGAATGAAACGGCAAAAGATGTATATGAGGCTCTTTTAAAGGATAGAAGAGATCCGCGTGATGAATTTGAAAAACCTCTTTTGAGATCAGATATTTTGAAGATGGATGATTTGCAAGAGGGAATGGTTTTGGAAGGAACTGTGAGAAATGTGGCAAAATTTGGGGCTTTTGTGGATATAGGACTAAAAGGGGATGCACTGCTTCATATTTCTGAAATAGCTGAGAAGTTTGTTTCAGATGCTACAAAGGAACTTTCTGTGGGACAGATTATTAAAGTTAAGATATTGTCACTGGATAAAGAGCGTGGAAGAGTGGGGCTTACGAGAAAAGGGTTATAA
- a CDS encoding L-threonylcarbamoyladenylate synthase: MMEMMTKIKKNKKKEIEKAVEILKNGGVAVFPTDTVYGIGSLPEKESVEKIYKIKKRDFSKKIIALINDRKILKNLVNETEEDMKKFSKIFDECWPGELTVIFRVNCDFTKKFDEKMKTIGIRIPKNKIALEIIEKSGGVVLTTSANISGESAVKRIEDLSKELIKNVDIVISNEKSELTGKPSTIVKFENGGLTLLREGNILFEEIVKKLK, encoded by the coding sequence ATGATGGAAATGATGACTAAAATTAAGAAAAATAAAAAAAAAGAAATTGAAAAGGCTGTGGAAATTTTAAAAAATGGAGGAGTTGCCGTATTCCCCACAGATACCGTTTATGGGATCGGTTCTCTTCCTGAAAAAGAATCTGTGGAAAAAATTTATAAAATAAAAAAACGTGATTTTTCTAAGAAAATAATTGCATTAATTAATGATAGGAAAATTTTAAAGAATTTAGTAAATGAAACTGAAGAAGACATGAAAAAATTTTCTAAAATTTTTGATGAATGTTGGCCGGGGGAACTAACAGTCATTTTTCGTGTAAATTGTGATTTTACTAAAAAATTTGATGAAAAAATGAAGACTATTGGGATTCGTATTCCGAAAAATAAAATTGCTTTGGAAATAATAGAAAAATCTGGTGGAGTAGTGCTGACCACAAGTGCTAATATTTCAGGTGAAAGTGCAGTTAAAAGAATTGAAGATTTAAGTAAAGAATTGATAAAAAATGTAGATATTGTTATTTCAAATGAAAAATCAGAATTAACAGGAAAACCGTCGACAATTGTAAAATTTGAAAATGGAGGACTCACGTTGTTAAGAGAAGGCAATATTTTATTTGAAGAAATAGTAAAAAAATTAAAATAA
- a CDS encoding L-lactate permease, with product MEFLVGLVPIVVFLILLTFLKKSAMFSAYASLVVAIILNFVMPGWRMPIQGVFASIIEGFATAWMPIGFVVFAALFAYDLSVKTGKIETIKSMLGSISTDKRAQALILAWGFGGFIEGIAGYGTAVAIPAAIMVSLGFTPLSAALICLIANSTPTAFGTVGLPVTTMISNFKLNAGETAFYTSLLLLVLTCIIPFILVIMANKEIDGGKNAAFGRGILPVVIASIIGYLTQPFIAKAMGAELPTILSSLFAMILMIVATKIFIKEDESAKSNKGQAITGKDAFMAWVPYILMIILIIGTSPVVEAVHKALEPTTTHFNFALGHEATWFKDKGDPSVIFKWILAPAAPLFVATVIAGFIQGVKPKVMAETLKETILSKLPSVVVIMGIVALSVVMKHSGMIESIAKGFAATGKFFPVISPFLGTIGTFVTGSDLASNLLFGGVQVNIAGSNEALKALYIAAGTGGATGGKMISPQNIAIAASTVGLMGKEGDMLKFTVKYSIAYAAVLGILTFIGAGMLH from the coding sequence ATGGAATTTTTAGTTGGATTAGTGCCAATAGTTGTATTTTTGATATTGCTGACATTTTTAAAAAAATCAGCAATGTTTAGTGCGTATGCCAGTTTAGTAGTGGCAATTATTTTAAATTTTGTTATGCCAGGGTGGAGAATGCCGATTCAAGGGGTTTTCGCTTCAATTATTGAAGGATTTGCGACAGCATGGATGCCTATAGGATTTGTAGTATTTGCAGCGCTATTTGCTTACGATTTATCAGTAAAAACTGGTAAAATTGAAACAATCAAATCAATGTTAGGAAGCATTTCAACAGATAAAAGAGCTCAAGCATTGATATTAGCTTGGGGATTTGGTGGATTTATAGAAGGTATTGCAGGATATGGGACAGCAGTTGCGATTCCAGCGGCAATTATGGTTTCATTAGGATTTACTCCGCTAAGTGCAGCTTTAATTTGTCTTATTGCAAACTCAACACCAACAGCGTTTGGAACAGTTGGACTGCCAGTTACAACAATGATTTCAAACTTTAAATTGAATGCTGGAGAAACAGCATTTTATACATCATTATTGTTGTTAGTTTTGACATGTATTATACCATTTATCTTGGTAATAATGGCTAATAAAGAAATTGATGGTGGAAAAAATGCAGCATTTGGAAGAGGAATTTTACCTGTAGTTATTGCTTCAATTATTGGTTATTTAACACAACCATTTATCGCAAAAGCAATGGGTGCTGAATTGCCAACAATTTTATCAAGTTTATTTGCAATGATCTTAATGATAGTTGCTACTAAAATCTTTATTAAAGAAGATGAAAGTGCAAAATCTAATAAAGGTCAAGCTATTACTGGAAAAGATGCATTTATGGCTTGGGTTCCATATATTTTAATGATAATCTTAATTATTGGAACAAGTCCAGTTGTAGAAGCTGTTCATAAAGCTTTAGAACCAACGACTACACATTTCAATTTTGCTTTGGGGCATGAAGCTACATGGTTTAAGGATAAAGGAGATCCGAGTGTAATATTCAAATGGATTTTAGCGCCAGCTGCACCATTATTTGTTGCAACTGTTATAGCAGGATTTATTCAAGGTGTAAAACCAAAAGTTATGGCTGAAACATTAAAAGAGACAATTTTAAGTAAATTACCTTCAGTTGTGGTAATTATGGGAATTGTGGCATTATCAGTAGTAATGAAACATAGTGGGATGATTGAAAGTATAGCAAAAGGATTTGCTGCAACAGGTAAATTCTTCCCAGTAATTTCGCCATTCTTAGGAACTATCGGTACATTCGTAACAGGAAGTGACTTGGCATCTAACTTGTTATTCGGTGGAGTTCAAGTAAATATAGCAGGATCAAACGAAGCATTGAAAGCATTGTATATCGCCGCTGGTACAGGTGGAGCGACAGGAGGAAAAATGATTTCTCCGCAAAATATTGCAATTGCCGCTTCAACAGTTGGATTAATGGGTAAAGAAGGAGATATGCTTAAATTCACTGTTAAATATTCAATAGCTTATGCAGCTGTTTTAGGTATTTTAACATTCATTGGAGCAGGAATGCTTCATTAA
- a CDS encoding ribose-phosphate diphosphokinase: protein MITLTKEDKDKIRVFAGTSSKKLAEKIAKYLDMDLSAAEIVRFADGETFAKAKKSVRGCKVFIVQSTSKPVNESLMELLVFIDAIRRSSAKEIIAVIPYYGYARQDRKASPREPITSKLVANLLTVAGATRVITMDLHARQIQGFFDIPVDHMEALPILAKNFIKYGFSPEDTVVVSPDVGGVKRARGLANWLHTPLAIIDKRRAKANVSEVMNIIGDVKGKKAILIDDMIDTAGTICNAAQALIDKGALEVYGCATHAVFSNPAVERLKNSAFTEVVVTDTIELPEDKKFDKLKILTTSKMFAEIITRIATNNPISGLFEMPVDDGNDD from the coding sequence ATGATAACATTAACCAAAGAAGATAAAGACAAAATTAGAGTATTTGCGGGGACATCAAGTAAAAAATTAGCAGAAAAAATTGCAAAATACTTGGATATGGATTTATCAGCTGCTGAAATTGTAAGATTTGCTGACGGAGAAACTTTTGCAAAAGCAAAGAAAAGCGTACGTGGTTGTAAAGTATTTATCGTTCAGTCTACTTCAAAACCTGTGAATGAAAGCCTTATGGAACTTTTAGTTTTCATTGATGCGATTAGAAGATCTTCAGCTAAGGAAATTATAGCTGTAATTCCTTATTATGGATATGCGAGACAAGATAGAAAAGCAAGCCCACGTGAGCCGATTACATCTAAACTTGTTGCAAATTTATTGACAGTAGCTGGAGCTACAAGAGTAATTACTATGGATTTACATGCAAGACAAATTCAAGGATTTTTTGACATTCCAGTTGACCACATGGAAGCATTGCCAATTTTGGCCAAAAACTTTATAAAATATGGATTCAGCCCAGAAGATACAGTTGTAGTATCACCTGACGTTGGTGGAGTAAAAAGGGCGAGAGGACTTGCAAACTGGCTACATACACCACTTGCAATAATTGATAAAAGACGTGCAAAGGCAAATGTTTCAGAAGTTATGAATATTATTGGTGATGTAAAAGGTAAGAAGGCTATTTTGATTGACGATATGATTGATACAGCTGGAACAATTTGTAATGCTGCACAAGCTTTAATTGATAAGGGTGCATTGGAAGTTTATGGATGTGCAACACATGCTGTTTTCTCTAATCCAGCAGTTGAAAGATTGAAAAATTCAGCATTTACAGAAGTTGTAGTAACTGATACAATCGAATTGCCTGAGGATAAAAAATTTGATAAATTAAAAATATTGACAACAAGTAAAATGTTTGCAGAAATAATAACTAGAATAGCTACAAATAACCCAATAAGTGGTTTATTTGAAATGCCAGTTGATGATGGAAATGATGACTAA
- the gpmA gene encoding 2,3-diphosphoglycerate-dependent phosphoglycerate mutase, whose translation MKLVLIRHGESQWNLENKFTGWKDVDLSPKGVEEAKAGGKALKEQGLVFDVAYTSYLKRAIKTLNYVLEELDELYIPVYKSWRLNERHYGALQGLNKAETAKKYGDDQVLIWRRSFDVAPPAIDKSSEYYPKSDRRYADLTDEEAPLGESLKDTIARVLPYWHSDISKSLQEGKNVIVAAHGNSLRALIKYLLNISDEDILKLNLTTGKPLIFEIDENLNVVSSPDSF comes from the coding sequence ATGAAATTAGTATTAATCAGACATGGTGAAAGCCAATGGAATTTGGAAAACAAATTTACTGGTTGGAAAGATGTGGATTTAAGTCCTAAAGGAGTTGAAGAAGCAAAAGCTGGAGGAAAAGCGTTAAAAGAACAAGGTTTAGTTTTTGATGTTGCTTATACTTCTTACTTAAAAAGAGCTATAAAGACTTTAAATTATGTTTTGGAAGAATTGGATGAATTGTATATTCCAGTTTACAAATCTTGGAGACTTAATGAAAGACATTATGGTGCATTACAAGGTTTAAATAAAGCAGAAACAGCTAAGAAATATGGAGATGACCAAGTGCTTATCTGGAGAAGAAGTTTTGATGTTGCACCACCTGCAATTGACAAATCAAGTGAATATTATCCAAAATCAGACAGAAGATACGCAGATTTAACTGACGAAGAAGCACCACTTGGAGAAAGCTTGAAGGATACAATCGCAAGAGTGTTGCCTTACTGGCATTCAGATATTTCAAAAAGCTTACAAGAAGGGAAAAATGTTATTGTAGCAGCTCACGGAAACAGTTTGAGAGCATTAATAAAATATTTGTTAAATATTTCAGATGAAGATATCTTGAAATTAAACTTAACAACTGGAAAACCTTTAATTTTTGAAATTGATGAAAACTTGAACGTGGTTTCATCACCAGATTCTTTTTAG
- a CDS encoding DUF2721 domain-containing protein, with protein sequence MTLEITTPAVLFPTVSLLLLAYTNRFLALTAIVRQMDSSGEVEHEFYQVKNLRKRLNYIKRMQYFGVSSLLMCAISMLFLFFQMDFIGKISFGISLVSLIISLLFSLLEIQISLEALRIHLNHNSENEEKK encoded by the coding sequence ATGACTTTGGAAATAACTACACCTGCGGTTCTTTTTCCTACAGTATCCTTACTTTTACTTGCATACACAAACAGATTTCTAGCACTTACAGCAATTGTTAGACAAATGGATTCAAGTGGAGAAGTGGAGCATGAGTTTTATCAAGTTAAAAATTTGAGGAAAAGACTGAATTATATAAAAAGAATGCAATATTTTGGAGTTTCAAGTTTATTAATGTGTGCCATTTCTATGTTATTTTTATTTTTTCAAATGGATTTTATTGGGAAAATAAGTTTTGGAATAAGTCTTGTGTCACTAATAATTTCACTGCTGTTTTCACTTTTGGAAATTCAGATTTCGCTGGAGGCTTTGAGGATTCATTTAAATCATAATAGTGAGAATGAAGAAAAAAAATAA
- the glmU gene encoding bifunctional UDP-N-acetylglucosamine diphosphorylase/glucosamine-1-phosphate N-acetyltransferase GlmU has product MISVILAAGKGTRMKSGHSKVLHKVNGVPMIRRVVDVLESIGNKKNVFVLGYKKEDILAEMGDVDFVTQEEQLGTGHAILIAKDKIKSYGEDVIITYGDTPLLKEETLKKLKDMFNGKNLDCIVLSCKVKNPFGYGRIVKENGKISNIVEEKEADENEKKIDEINTGVYIFKNESLLYAIEKIDNNNSKGEYYLTDAIKILTSEGYNVDSFQIEDEDEILGVNSKVQLAQAEKILRNRKNTELMDNGVILIDPDVTYIEDNVQIGQDTVIYPNVIIQGNTKIGKNCKILENTRIENSVIADNVRIEASVVEQSTLEEGVTVGPFAHLRPKAYLKQTVHVGNFVEIKNAILEKGVKTGHLTYIGDAEIGQDTNVGAGTITCNYDGKNKHKTKIGKNAFIGSNSIIVAPVEIGDEVLTAAGSVITKDIPDETLAFGRAKQVNKEKKINN; this is encoded by the coding sequence ATGATTTCGGTAATTTTGGCAGCTGGAAAGGGGACTAGGATGAAGTCTGGGCATTCTAAGGTTTTACACAAAGTAAATGGTGTTCCTATGATTAGAAGAGTTGTAGATGTTCTTGAAAGTATTGGAAATAAAAAAAATGTTTTTGTTTTAGGGTATAAAAAGGAAGATATACTGGCTGAAATGGGGGATGTTGACTTTGTTACACAAGAGGAACAACTTGGGACAGGGCATGCAATTTTGATTGCGAAAGATAAAATTAAAAGTTATGGTGAAGATGTAATTATCACTTACGGAGATACTCCACTTCTAAAGGAAGAAACATTGAAAAAGTTAAAAGATATGTTTAATGGAAAAAATCTCGACTGTATTGTGCTTTCCTGCAAGGTTAAAAATCCGTTTGGATACGGGCGGATTGTTAAGGAAAATGGAAAAATTTCAAATATTGTCGAAGAAAAGGAAGCAGATGAAAATGAGAAAAAGATAGATGAAATTAATACTGGAGTCTATATTTTTAAAAATGAAAGTTTGCTTTACGCGATAGAAAAAATTGACAATAACAATTCAAAAGGTGAATATTACTTGACTGATGCCATAAAAATTTTGACAAGTGAAGGCTACAACGTTGACAGTTTTCAAATTGAAGATGAAGATGAAATTTTAGGAGTAAATTCTAAGGTTCAGTTGGCACAGGCAGAGAAAATTTTGAGAAATAGAAAAAATACTGAACTTATGGATAATGGAGTAATTTTGATTGATCCAGATGTGACTTACATTGAAGATAATGTTCAAATTGGACAAGATACTGTAATTTATCCAAATGTTATAATTCAAGGAAATACAAAAATTGGGAAAAATTGTAAAATTTTGGAAAATACTAGGATTGAAAATTCTGTAATTGCTGATAACGTTAGAATAGAGGCTTCTGTTGTGGAACAATCAACTCTTGAAGAAGGAGTAACTGTAGGACCGTTTGCACATTTACGTCCGAAAGCATATTTAAAACAAACTGTGCATGTTGGAAACTTTGTGGAAATAAAGAATGCTATTCTTGAAAAAGGTGTGAAAACAGGACATTTGACTTATATTGGAGATGCTGAAATTGGGCAAGATACAAATGTGGGTGCTGGAACTATTACTTGTAATTATGACGGAAAAAATAAACATAAGACAAAAATTGGGAAAAATGCATTTATTGGAAGTAATTCAATAATTGTGGCACCTGTAGAAATAGGAGATGAAGTTTTAACGGCTGCAGGTTCAGTTATTACAAAGGATATCCCTGATGAAACACTTGCTTTTGGAAGGGCAAAACAGGTAAATAAAGAGAAAAAAATAAATAATTAG